The Methanofervidicoccus sp. A16 genome has a segment encoding these proteins:
- a CDS encoding FeGP cofactor biosynthesis guanylyltransferase HcgB family protein, with protein sequence MDKLETYIRKAYLESSRGERKGDKWEEVETIKNYILNSKKVAIATNNINKFRIIKDTLIEKVYKDRDVDIFKVDIPTEVADLTRLPALSKGLIAVDTTDAHLVIARGRLGVPGSGSILLIMDGKGRILSGSISPPSVIHKRSIEDTVREELLEALRRIGI encoded by the coding sequence ATGGATAAATTGGAAACTTATATCCGAAAGGCATACCTTGAATCCTCCAGAGGAGAAAGGAAGGGAGATAAGTGGGAAGAGGTAGAAACTATAAAAAATTATATCCTCAACAGTAAAAAAGTGGCTATTGCTACAAATAATATAAATAAATTCAGGATAATCAAGGATACCTTAATAGAGAAAGTATATAAAGATAGGGATGTAGATATATTCAAGGTGGATATACCTACAGAGGTTGCAGATCTTACAAGGCTACCTGCACTAAGTAAAGGATTGATAGCAGTGGATACCACAGACGCCCATCTAGTTATTGCAAGGGGAAGGTTAGGGGTGCCAGGTTCAGGTTCTATACTCCTTATTATGGATGGTAAAGGTAGGATCTTAAGTGGTTCCATATCCCCTCCCTCTGTTATTCATAAAAGGAGTATTGAGGATACTGTGAGGGAGGAGTTGTTGGAGGCATTGAGGAGGATAGGCATATAG
- a CDS encoding SAM-dependent methyltransferase HcgC family protein: MRCGITETVKTLESKTKVVDVIYSIVEEKTRAVKYFLEGEEFKETLIFGAYLCGNYMASSLVNDSEKVILVDIYPHLKDIVRNNKDITFMDINSFNLALRNNKLNPDLVIDLTGLGGLCPEVISNFDPEVLIVENPKGVYDRDIFQVDNSLERLKVGRRRGLLNTYRISRVSKTSGTMTLVIDTILDACHEIRELEGVLYVIPNLKYYEGFLFHEKNVKKFMGEINTPAITVSCLDEDIHPKIDEILRRNIDRVKSFVEEIDR, translated from the coding sequence ATGAGATGTGGTATAACTGAGACTGTAAAAACCTTAGAGTCAAAGACTAAAGTGGTAGATGTAATCTACTCCATTGTAGAAGAGAAGACAAGGGCTGTAAAGTACTTCTTAGAGGGGGAGGAGTTTAAGGAAACTCTCATATTTGGAGCATATCTCTGTGGGAACTATATGGCTTCCTCCCTTGTAAATGACTCTGAGAAGGTGATACTTGTAGATATATACCCTCATCTGAAGGACATTGTACGGAACAACAAGGATATAACCTTTATGGATATAAATTCTTTCAATCTCGCATTAAGGAATAATAAGTTAAACCCTGATTTAGTTATCGACTTAACTGGGTTGGGGGGATTGTGTCCAGAGGTTATATCTAACTTCGATCCAGAGGTACTTATTGTGGAGAATCCAAAGGGAGTTTATGATAGGGATATCTTCCAGGTGGATAACTCATTGGAGAGGTTGAAGGTAGGTAGGAGGAGAGGGTTGTTAAATACCTACAGAATCTCCAGGGTTTCAAAGACCTCTGGAACTATGACGTTAGTCATAGACACTATATTAGATGCCTGTCATGAGATTAGGGAACTTGAAGGGGTACTCTACGTAATACCAAATCTCAAATACTACGAGGGTTTTTTATTCCACGAGAAGAACGTTAAAAAGTTTATGGGAGAGATAAATACACCTGCCATAACTGTAAGTTGCTTAGATGAGGATATACATCCAAAGATAGACGAGATACTTAGGAGAAATATAGATAGGGTAAAATCCTTCGTAGAAGAAATAGATAGGTGA